In Dama dama isolate Ldn47 chromosome 20, ASM3311817v1, whole genome shotgun sequence, a single window of DNA contains:
- the FCRLB gene encoding Fc receptor-like B yields MWELTVLLLLVPSSGQTATVEKPVLSLHPPWTTIFKGEKVTLRCDGYHPLLLELRPISTLWYLGHLLLPSYKKSIEVHTPGVYRCQTRGAPVSDPIHLSVSNDWLILQVPYAAVFEGEPLVLRCRGWYDKIVYKLHYYHDGQPVRYFHSSANYTVPQARASDSGRYQCSGTMRVPVESAPMFSAKVAVTVQELFQAPVLRVMGRVEARGSAFGEVVLRCETRLHPQKRDTPLQFAFYKYSRPVRRYDWDAEYTVPDPEVEELESYWCEAATTTRSVRKRSPWLQLPGRGSPLDLASTTAPAPGNQPLSFRKPPVSRSVPSVPSVPNVTSAGPPFPAGGAPTAGPPACAPPTPLQQTAGALKPDVALLLREMQLLQGLLSRVVLELKETQAVPGHTVEIPTSNSAVSQGTPETTTVES; encoded by the exons G TTCCAAGCAGTGGGCAAACTG CTACTGTAGAGAAGCCCGTATTGTCTCTACACCCACCCTGGACCACAATCTTCAAGGGGGAAAAGGTAACCTTGCGGTGTGATGGGTACCACCCGCTGCTCCTGGAGCTTCGACCCATTAGCACTCTCTGGTATTTGGGCCACCTACTCCTGCCTTCTTATAAGAAGAGCATCGAGGTGCACACGCCAGGGGTGTATAGATGCCAGACACGCGGCGCACCTGTCAGTGACCCCATCCACCTCTCGGTATCTAATG ACTGGCTGATCCTGCAAGTGCCCTATGCTGCCGTGTTCGAGGGCGAGCCGCTGGTCTTGCGCTGTCGCGGTTGGTACGACAAGATCGTCTACAAACTTCACTACTACCACGACGGCCAACCCGTGCGCTACTTCCACTCCAGCGCCAACTACACGGTGCCCCAGGCTCGCGCCAGCGACAGCGGGCGCTACCAGTGCTCCGGTACCATGCGCGTTCCCGTGGAAAGCGCGCCCATGTTCTCCGCCAAGGTGGCCGTGACCGTGCAAG AGCTGTTCCAGGCGCCCGTGCTGAGGGTGATGGGCCGGGTGGAGGCTCGCGGCTCGGCCTTCGGAGAAGTGGTCTTACGCTGCGAGACGCGCCTGCACCCGCAGAAGCGCGACACGCCGCTGCAGTTCGCCTTCTACAAGTACAGTCGCCCTGTGCGCCGCTACGACTGGGATGCGGAGTACACGGTCCCCGACCCAGAGGTCGAGGAGCTGGAATCGTACTGGTGCGAGGCGGCTACAACCACCCGCAGCGTCCGGAAACGCAGCCCTTGGCTGCAACTCCCGGGCCGCG GTTCTCCCCTGGACTTGGCGTCCACCACCGCCCCGGCCCCCGGTAACCAGCCGCTTTCCTTCAGAAAGCCCCCGGTGTCCAGATCGGTCCCGTCGGTCCCCTCCGTCCCGAATGTCACCTCAGCTGGGCCGCCGTTCCCCGCGGGCGGAGCCCCCACCGCTGGGCCCCCGGCCTGTGCGCCACCGACACCCTTGCAACAAACCGCTGGCGCCCTAAAACCCGACGTGGCCCTTCTGCTTCGAGAAATGCAGCTGCTCCAAGGCCTTCTCAGCCGGGTGGTCCTGGAATTAAAGGAGACACAGGCCGTCCCAGGGCACACAGTCGAGATCCCCACTTCCAACTCGGCTGTGAGTCAGGGAACCCCTGAGACCACTACTGTGGAGAGCTGA